The region CGAGCACGCACACAAGCGCCACCAGTAACATGCGTCTCCAGCTCAAACTGCGCTCTGTGGGCGAGACAGCCACGTTCATGCAGCAATTCTCTTCAGGTATTTTTTCAAGGTGATGCCGCAACGATAGCACAGCGGCGCAAAGCCCCGGGAAAGCGTGCTTTCGCGAGGCCTGCTATTTTTTCAGAAAAATCAGACGATCGAATCAGAAATATTTCATGACCGATCAGTCAGTTTTTTTATCCGCAGCGTCCAGCTCCAACATCAAACCACTCAGGCGCTTGACCTTGCGGCGCACGGCTTCCTCAAAGACTCCCCCCCGCGGCTCGATCAGGCTGAACCACCGTTTGGCACGGGTGATGCCGGTGTAGATCAGCTCTTTGGTCAGCACCGGGTTCAGCGCGTCCGGCAGGATCAACGCGGTGTGGGTGAACTCCGAACCCTGGGATTTGTGCACGGTCATGGCGTACACGGTTTCCACATCGTTCAGACGGCTGGGCAGTACAAAACGCACACCGCCTTGGCCATCGTTGCGTGGGAAGGCTACGCGCAAGACCTGTGGGCCATCGTCGCTTTCGGGCAGTTTAAGCGCGATGCCGATGTCGCCGTTCATCAGGCCCAGGCCGTAATCGTTGCGGGTCATGAGCACCGGGCGGCCTTCGTACCATTGGTCGTCACCCTCGATCAGCCGCACTTTGCGCAAGGCGGCGGTGATGCGCAGGTTCAGCCCTTCCACGCCCCAAGGGCCTTTGCGCACGGCGCAAAGCAGTTGGAAGGCGTCGAACGCTTGCAGCAGCTGTTGCGCCCAGTGCGTCCAGGCGGCGTCTTCGCGCGGGGTGTCGAGGGCCGGGCGCGCGCTTTGCAGCAGGTTGAGGTAATAGCGATAACCTTGGGCGTCGTCGCCCTGCCCGTCCAGCACCAGCCGCTCCAGGGCGTGGTCGTGTTCGCCCTTGAGGCTGAGGCAGAAGAGGTCGCTGTGGCTGCGAGCGGCCAGCAGTTTGCGCGCCTCTTCGGCGTTTTGCTGGTTGACCCAACGCGCCAGTTGGCCGATACCGCTGCCTTCGCCAAAACGTCGCGAGTAGCGCAGCATCACCACTTGCTGAGCCAGCGGATGGCTGCCGTCGAGGTCTTCGTGGAGGCCGCTGGCGCTGAGGTCTTCGCCGCTCACGGCTTGCAGCCATTGGCGTGTGTCGGGGCTGTACCAACCGGCTTCAGCGTCGCGGCACAAATCGCCGAGCACGGCGCCGGCCTCCACCGAGGCGAGTTGGTCCTTGTCGCCCAGCAACACCAAGCGGGCGTGGGGCGGTAAGGCGTCCAACAGGTTGGCCATCATTTCCAGGTCGATCATCGAGGCTTCGTCCACCACCAGCACATCCAAAGGCAAAGGGTTGCCAATGTGATGACGGAAGTGCCGCGTGCCCGGGCGACTGCCGAGCAGGCGGTGAACCGTGGTGACCTGGGTCGGGATTTTTTCCCGCACGCTGTCAGGCACGTTCAGCGACAGCACTTGCTGGCTGATGGATTCGGTGAGGCGTGCGGCGGCTTTACCGGTGGGCGCGGCGAGGCGGATGCGCAACGGGCTGCCGGCTTCCACAGCGGGGGCCTGCAACAGGGCGAGCAGGCGCACCACGGTGGTGGTTTTGCCAGTGCCGGGGCCGCCGGTGACGATGCTGAATGCGCCGCGAGTGGCCAGGGCGCAGGCGAGTTTTTGCCAGTCGATGACACCGTCGGGTGGCGGTTGGTCAAACAGACGGTTCAGGCGCTGGGGCAAATCGGCGGCGACGTTTTCCGGGGTCGCCAGGCGCAGGCGCAGCGCCGTGTCGATACGCCGCTCGTAAGTCCAGTAACGGCGCAGGTACAGACGTTTGCCAGACAGCACCAATGGCCGGCTGTGAGCGGCTTCGCTGCCATCAACCGCCAGGGCGACCAGGTGACTGGCGGCCAACGCTTGGCACCAATGCGCACCGTCGAGGCCGGTGAGCAGTTGCGACGGCAACAGCATGGCACCGGTTTGCACGTCGCCTTCGGGTGGCAGTGACAACGCAAAGTCCGGCGCCTTAAGGGTTTCGAACAGGTCGAGGCACACGTGGCCATGGCCCAATTGATGGCTGGTCAATGCCGCAGCCAGCAGCACCAACGGATCGGCTTGCGCGTCGAGTTCGTGGAGGAAGCCGACGAAGGCTTTGTCCAAGGCGCGCAGCCAGCCTCGGTCGACCCAACGTTCCAGCAGTTGCAGCAAGTCGGCAGCGCGGCTGAGCGGCAGCAGTTCCTCAAGCGGTAACGGCGACAGGCTCATAGCAGCACTCCTTGTTCCCAGGCAGGTTCGACTTTGGGCGGTATGGGTTTGCCCTGGAACAGCAGGTCCAAGCCTTCGATCAGTTCACGTGGTGGCCGAGTGAAATACGCGCCTTGGCTGGCCGCCTGAGTGCCGCGCAGGAACAGGTACAGCGCACCGCCGACGTGACGGTCGTAGTCGTAATCCGGCAGGCGTGCCTTGAGCTGGCGGTGCAGAGCCAGCAGGTAAAGTACATATTGCAGGTCGTACCGATGCTCGAGGATCGACTGTTCCATCGCGTCTTGGGTGTAGGCCGAATCGTCGGGGCCGAGCCAGTTGGATTTGTAGTCGGCCACGTAATAGCGGCCGTCGTGTTCGAAGGTCAGGTCGATAAAGCCCTTGAACATGCCGTTGAGCAACACCGGTTCGGCGGCGACCCGGGACACACCATTGTGGGTCTGCTGGCATACCAACTTGTCGAGGGCGAGCACGTCGACCTTGTGGCTGGCGAACCAGAACTCCATTTCAATCTGGTACTGCTGCAGGCTGCTCAGGGTGACGTGGTCGTTATCCACAGGCAGCGGGGTTTGCAGCAGATGGCCCAGCCAACCGCTGAGGGTGACGATCCAACCTTCCCAATTGCGCCGGTTGCAGCGCGCGCCCACGGCTTTTTCGATGGCCTCGGGTGTCACGTTGAAGCCCTCCTCACCCGCCCATTCCAACAGGCCGTGGAGGAAAGTCCCCGGATTAGGGCCACGTGGGAAACGGTGAATGTCACCGCCGGACGCCGCCACTTCGCGCGGAGCATCAGGGTCGAGGCGTTCGTCATCGAACAGCTTCTGGGCCTGTGGGTTTTCCGGCGCTTCGAGGGGGGCGGCGCTCATGCTGTCGCCAATGCGCAATGCACTGTAGGAGGCGATCCACCAGTTCTCGGCAGCCTTGCGCTTGGGCAGCAAGGGCGCGAGCAAGGTGGCTTCGTTGCGCGGCGGGTGGAACAGGATGTCTAGCGCGTCGGGCACGTGGGCGTAGTGGATGGCTGCGCAGCCTTCCTGCAAGTCCAGCAGCCAGCGCGCCAGGCCGGCGGATTCGCCGAGCGATGCGCCGGCGCCGAGCAGATAACCCAGCGCTGACAGGTGCAAGACGGAGCTGTTGGTATTGCCACGCTTAAGGTCGGCAATGCCGAGCCAGCAGGCATGTTTGGCGCGGGTCAGTGCAACGTAGAACAAGCGCAGGTCTTCGGCCAGGCGCTCATCGTCGGCCTGGGCGATCAACTCGGCGCTGGGCCGCAGGCTGACGTGGGATTTGCCGTGTTCGTCGTGGTAATGCAGCGGCAATCGGCTGCCATCCACCGGTTTGGCCGAGCAGATAAAGGGCAAAAACACCAGGTCGTATTCCAGGCCTTTGGACTTGTGAATGGTGACCACTTTGACCAGTTGCTCATCGCTTTCCAGGCGCAGGATCTGTTCTTCACCGGCCTGACCAGACAGCGCCAAGTGTTCGGCCAAATGGCGGATCAGCGCTTGTTCGCCGTCCAGTTCCGACGCGGCCTGTTGCAGCAGTTCGCTGAGGTGCAGCAGGTTGGTCAGCACACGTTCGCCATCGCTGCGGGCGATCAGGGTTTGCGGCAGTTTGAAATCGTGGAGCAGGCGCCGCAGCATCGGCAGCACGCCTTGGGTGCGCCAGATTGCACGGTAGCCACGGAACTGCATCACGCGGGTTTCCCACGCCAGTTCGTCCTGATTCAGACGTTCCAGTTCCGGCAATGAGAGGTTCAAGGTGACGCAGGCCAGGGCGGCGCGCAGCGGGCGCTCGACGTCCGGTTCGGCGCAGGCCTTGAGCCAGGCCAGCAGGTCATGGGCTTCCTGGGCGGCGAAGACGGAGTCTTTGTCGGACAGGTACACGCTGCGCACGCCACGGGCGGCCAACTCAGCGCGCACGGCTTGAGCTTCCTTGCCGTCGCGCACCAGGATGGCGATGTCTGACGGGAGTACGCCTTTGAAACTGCCATCCTCTTGTAGGAAACCGGCAGTGCGTTGCTGTCCGCCATTGAGTAACGCGACGATTTGCGTGGCGCAGGCGGCAGCCAGTTGCTGGCGATACACCGCGTTGGAAATCGGCTGGTCGGTGGGCAGGTGCCAGAGGTTCATCGCCGGCAGCGTTTGACCATCGACCTGCAGTTGCTCTTTACGGCCTTGGGATAACACCGAGTGGAACGGCACCGGGTTGTCGCCATTCGGCTCGCGGAACAGGAACGCACCACGGCCGGTTTCCGCGCGTTGGAACACGTGGTTCACCGCCTCGACCATCGCATGGCTGGAGCGGAAGTTGGTGCCCAGGGTGTGATGGCGGCCAGCGGTGGACTGGCGGGCGCGCAAGTAGGTGTAGATGTCGGCACCGCGGAAAGCGTAGATCGCCTGCTTGGGGTCACCAATCAGGAACAGGCCACTGTCGAGGTGGTTTTCTTCGATGCGGTAGATGCTGTCGAAGATGCTGTATTGCACCGGGTCGGTGTCCTGGAATTCATCGATCAGCGCCACGGGGAACTGCTCGCGGATCACACTGGCCAGACGCTCGCCGCCTTCGGCTTGCAGGGCGGCGTTGAGGCGAATCAGCATGTCGTCGAAGCCCATTTCGGCACGACGGCGTTTTTCTTCTTCGAAACGTTTACCCACCCAGCCGGCGGCGTGTTGCAACACCGCAGCGTCGGGCGTTGGCAAGGCATCGAGGCTGGCTTTGAGACTGGCCATGGCGTCAATGCCAGGGTGGCGCGGCGGTTCGCCCTTCCAGGCTTCGGCCATGCCGTCGGGCGTGAGGCGGGTGAAGCCGGTGCCGATGTCCAACTGCTCGAGGGTTTCGTCAGCGGCCCAGGCACTGATCTTTTCGAACCAGGGCTCGAAGTAACGCGCTTGCATCTTGCGGCCGTCGACGGCTTTGGCGGCCACGGCCTGCAGGCAGATATCACGCAGCTCGGCGGCCCATTGTTGCCAGGGTGCCTTGAGGGTGACCAGCGCTTCGCGGCGCTCTTGCAGGCAAGCGTTGATCAGCTCGGCTGGCTCGCGGGTTTCGTCAGTAGGCCGTTCGCTGCCGAACAGCGCACGCACGCGCGGCATCAGCGCGGCGGGGCCGCTCCAGTTTTTGCGTACCCAATTGAGTGCGTCGTCATGCATCGGGTAGCAGAACAGCCGCCAGTAGTCGCGCAGCACTTCGCCGAGCAGGTCGCTGTGGTCGGTTTCCAGGGTCTGGGTGAACAGGCTGCCGCTGTCGAACGCGTGTTCGCGCAGCATGCGCTGGCACCAACTGTGGATGGTCGAGACGGCCGCTTCGTCCATCCATTGGGCGGCGATGTCCAGACGGTTGGCGCAGGCAGGCCATTGCTCGGGGCGGTATTGATCGCGCAGGTCGGCGATCAGGGCGTCAGGCTGGTCGATTTCGTCGCGGAAAAAACGCGCCGCCTCGGCGAGGCGGATACGGATGCGTTCGCGCAGCTCTTTGGTGGCCGCGTCGGTGAAGGTCACCACAAGGATTTGCGGTGGCAGCAGTTCGCGACCGAAGCCGGACTCATCACCCCCATGGCCAAGCACCAGGCGCAAATACAGGGCGGAAATGGTAAAGGTCTTGCCGGTGCCGGCGCTGGCTTCAATCAGCTGGCTGCCTTTTAGCGGGAAGGCCAGGGCTAAAGGTTTGCCGATCATGCGCTGGCCTCCTCACGGGTGAGCGATCGCCAGGGGGCGTTGAGCAACGGGCGATACAGGGTTTCGCACCAACCTTCGAATTCTTCGCTGGCTACCAGGGTGGCGTAGTCGGGGAACTGGCGGGTGAGCGCCGGGGTTTCTCGTCGTTCGCCGTCGGTGGTCAGGCCGTCGCCTTCGTAGGCTTTGCTCGCGGCGGCCTGGGCCTTGACGGGGTCGGTTTGGCCGAGCCAGGCAAAGGCGGTTTTCACGGCCACGGGGAGCGGTTTTCGCATGCCGGTGTGCCAGGCCAGCAGTAGGTTGCCGAGGATTTCCTGAGCATTGGATGTATCCAGTGGGCCCAGTAACAAGGTGTCGTCACTCGCGACCAAGCCGGTGCTGAGTGGCAGGCCGCAGGCGCAGGCAACGACGTGATTGACCCATGGGCGAATCAGGCGATGCCACTTGCGGGTCTTGATTGAGCCGATGCTGTTGGGAATGGTGGTCACACTTAGCAACCCGCCATCACTGCGCCCATGCAGGCCACTGATCCAGCCTTCCAGCTGCAGACCTTGGTGCTCAAAACTGATCGGCTCGGCGGTTGTTTGTGGAGTAGGCCACAGCGCCAGTAAGTGTTGATAACGCTGCAGCAAATCGGGCAATGGCTCGATCAGTTCGTTACGCAGGCACTCGCCAAAACCGACCATTGGCAACAGGCCACTGCCTTGCAGGCGCAGCGCCTGGGCGTGTAGGGCCTGATCCACGTGATCGGGCTGGGTCAGCGCGGCGTTCAGCAGGCTGTCGCTGAGGCTGTAGCGTTGCAGCGCATCGAGGACGAAGGGCTCTTCATCGGCCAGAGGCACTTCAGCGGCTTCGAAGAACACTTTCAGACGCTGGCTGAAGAAATGTTTGACTGGGTTGCGTAGGAAATCCTGCAACTGGCCAAGGCTCAAGGGTTCTTCTTGTTGGTGTGGCGCCAGTTCGTGTTCTTGTGTGGGGACATCGGACGCTTCGTGGAGCAACTGCCACTCACGTGCGTAGCTGAACAGTGGGTCGCCGGCATGGAAGTAGCGTGCGCTGAACGGTTGGAGTGGGTGCTCCTGGGTCATCGCTTCCAGCAGCGGTTCTTCTGCTTGTGCGTTGTGCCATCCGCTGGCGAGATGATCGCGCAGTTGGCCAATCAGTACGGAGGCCGGGCGGTCGCTGTTGTCACGGATGCTGCGGCCGACCCAACTGATATACAGCTGGTCGCGGGCTGACAGCAGGGCTTCGAGCAGCAGGTAGCGGTCGTCTTCACGGCGTGAACGGTCGCCGGGGCGGTAGTCGCTGCCCATCAGGTCGAAGTCCAACGGCGGTTGGGCGCGCGGGTAGTCGCCGTCGTTCATACCCAACAGGCAGACAAGCTTGAACGGAATGGCGCGCATAGGCATCAGTGTGCAGAAATTGACAGCGCCTGCGAGGAAGCGCTGGGACAGGCGGCCTTGGTCCAGGCCGGCCAGCCAGGCTTCGCGGACTACGGTGAGAGGTAACTCGTCTTGTAGGCCGACGGACTCGCAGGTCTCTAGCCAAGTCTCTCTGAGTTGTTCGAGTTGGCCGAGGAGGTAGTCGTCATGTTCACTGCTGGGCAGGAAGAATAACTGCATCAGGCGCTGCAGGCGCGCGCCCCACTCTGTTGGAGGCGCTGGTTGGGACAAGGCTTGATGCGCGTCATTCAATGCATCCAGCAAGGCGACCAGCGGGCCAATCAATGCGGCATCGAGACCACCGATTTCATCATAGGGCTCGATACCATCGCAGGCCGCGCCGGTGCCGACGGCATAGCCCAACAACATGCGGCGCAAGCCGAATCGCCAACTGTTTTGCTCCAGCTCGTTTGGCAAGCCCAGGCCGGCACGTTGCTCGGCGTTAAGGCCCCAACGGATGCCGGCGCCTTCGATCCAGCGGTGCAGTGTGGGCAGGTCGCGCTCCTTGATCGCGAAACGTTCGCGCAACGCAGGAACGTCGAGCAGGTCGAGAATTTCGCTCACCGGGAAGCGGCTGTCCGGGAGTTTCAACAAGTGTTCGACGGCGATCAGCAGAGGGTCGCGGCCGCGCTGGCCCTGGTCGGTAAGGGTGAAGGGGATAAAGCGTGGGTCAGTTCTTTCCAGTTGGCCGAACACGGCGCGAATATGCGGTGCGTAGCTGTCAACGTCGGGGACCATGACGATGATGTCGCGCGGGCGCAGCGTAGGGTCGGCACTGAAGCGTTGGAGCAGTTGGTCGTGGAGAATTTCCACTTCGCGTTGGGCGCTGTGGGCAATGTGGAAGCGGATGGAGCTGTCGTTATTGAGGTCGACGCCGGGCCACAGCTCACGCGTTTCGTTGAGTGGGCGCAGTTCGAGAATGTCATCCTGCAACTGGTTGAGCAGCGTGGTCGGTTCGCTTTCGCTGAACAGGTCGATGCGCCCGTCACGGAAGGCGGCGCGGTAGCTGTTGGGGTCGTCGTAACTGTCCAGCAGGCTGATGTAGTCCCGGCCCTGTTTGCCCCAAGCGGCGAGCAGCGGGTGCGCGTGCTGGTGCAGGGTTTGCGGGTCGATGGTGACCGGCATTCCGACTTTGCGCGCTTGGCGTTTGTACTCGTTACGCAGCAGGTCTTTGTCCGCGACGATGTCAGACCAATGGTGGCGGCAAGGGTTGTGTACGCACAACAAGACTTGGCTGAATCTCGCCAGGCCAGCGAGCGCTTCCAGCGCCTGTGCGGGCAAAGAGGAAATGCCGAAAACAATCACTCGGGACGGCAGGCCTTGGGGGGCTTTTTCGAGGGTGTTGATCCGTTCAATGAAACGCTGATGAACACCGGCGCGGCTTTCAGCCATGCCCTCTTCACCTACATCCAGTAGCAGTGCACGCCATAACTCTGCTTGCCAGCAGTTCGCTGGGTTTAGTGGCTTGGACTCGCCTCGACCGTTGCGCAGTTGGTGACGGCCGGCGGCCCAGTCTTCCAGCCAGTCGGCGCGGTAGACCTGATACTGGTCGAACAAGTCGGCCAACCGCTCTGCGAGTTGATAGCGTTTGCGCAGGTCAGTGTCGTGGGTGAGGAAACGCTGCAGCGGCTCGAAATGCGCTTGATCGATGAGCTCTGGTAGAAGGCGCATCAGGCGCCAGGTCAGTGGGGCTTTATCAAGCAGAGACTTGGGCGGGATTTCATCCTTACCCAGGACCATGCGATAGAGCTGCCACATAAAGCTGCCGGGAAGTTGCACGTCGATAGCGGCGGCGATGCCGCAGCCGCCCATATCATCTTCTTCGGGGTCTTCGGCCAAAGCCAACTTGAGCCATTGGGCAATGCCGTTGCTTTGGACCAGCGCGATTTCGTTTTCCAGGGGGGCCAGCGGATAACGACGCATCCAGCTGACGACCAGGCTGCGCAGTTCGTCCAGACGGTTGCCGTGAACCACCATAAATCCAGCGCTGAGAGACGTCGCATCCGGCATAACGGCTTCCTTGGGAAAAGCAAAATCGAGGCATGGACTTTAGCACTGTAGGCGGCCGCAATAAGCCCCTTTGCACTTTTCGACCGCCCAAAACAAAACCCCTGTCTGCGTTAGCAAACAGGGGTTTTGGAATTTAATCTTGACGATGACCTACTCTCACATGGGGAAACCCCACACTACCATCGGCGATGCATCGTTTCACTGCTGAGTTCGGGATGGGATCAGGTGGTTCCAATGCTCTATGGTCGTCAAGAAATTCGGGTACTGAGTCGTGGCCAGCTGGCCTCGCTTCAGCAAATTGGGTATGTGACAGCTTTCGGTGTTTTGTGAGATTCGAACTTTCGGTTCTATCGTCTTCACACACCGCAATCTGGTCTCTTTCGCTTTTCAGCTCGGAGCATGCAAATTGCTTGGGTGTTATATGGTCAAGCCTCACGGGCAATTAGTATTGGTTAGCTCAACGCCTCACAGCGCTTACACACCCAACCTATCAACGTCGTAGTCTTCGACGGCCCTTCAGGGGACTCAAGGTCCCAGTGAGATCTCATCTTGAGGCTAGTTTCCCGCTTAGATGCTTTCAGCGGTTATCTATTCCGAACATAGCTACCCGGCAATGCCACTGGCGTGACAACCGGAACACCAGAGGTTCGTCCACTCCGGTCCTCTCGTACTAGGAGCAGCCCCTCTCAAATCTCAAACGTCCACGGCAGATAGGGACCGAACTGTCTCACGACGTTCTAAACCCAGCTCGCGTACCACTTTAAATGGCGAACAGCCATACCCTTGGGACCGGCTTCAGCCCCAGGATGTGATGAGCCGACATCGAGGTGCCAAACACCGCCGTCGATATGAACTCTTGGGCGGTATCAGCCTGTTATCCCCGGAGTACCT is a window of Pseudomonas antarctica DNA encoding:
- the recC gene encoding exodeoxyribonuclease V subunit gamma; the encoded protein is MPDATSLSAGFMVVHGNRLDELRSLVVSWMRRYPLAPLENEIALVQSNGIAQWLKLALAEDPEEDDMGGCGIAAAIDVQLPGSFMWQLYRMVLGKDEIPPKSLLDKAPLTWRLMRLLPELIDQAHFEPLQRFLTHDTDLRKRYQLAERLADLFDQYQVYRADWLEDWAAGRHQLRNGRGESKPLNPANCWQAELWRALLLDVGEEGMAESRAGVHQRFIERINTLEKAPQGLPSRVIVFGISSLPAQALEALAGLARFSQVLLCVHNPCRHHWSDIVADKDLLRNEYKRQARKVGMPVTIDPQTLHQHAHPLLAAWGKQGRDYISLLDSYDDPNSYRAAFRDGRIDLFSESEPTTLLNQLQDDILELRPLNETRELWPGVDLNNDSSIRFHIAHSAQREVEILHDQLLQRFSADPTLRPRDIIVMVPDVDSYAPHIRAVFGQLERTDPRFIPFTLTDQGQRGRDPLLIAVEHLLKLPDSRFPVSEILDLLDVPALRERFAIKERDLPTLHRWIEGAGIRWGLNAEQRAGLGLPNELEQNSWRFGLRRMLLGYAVGTGAACDGIEPYDEIGGLDAALIGPLVALLDALNDAHQALSQPAPPTEWGARLQRLMQLFFLPSSEHDDYLLGQLEQLRETWLETCESVGLQDELPLTVVREAWLAGLDQGRLSQRFLAGAVNFCTLMPMRAIPFKLVCLLGMNDGDYPRAQPPLDFDLMGSDYRPGDRSRREDDRYLLLEALLSARDQLYISWVGRSIRDNSDRPASVLIGQLRDHLASGWHNAQAEEPLLEAMTQEHPLQPFSARYFHAGDPLFSYAREWQLLHEASDVPTQEHELAPHQQEEPLSLGQLQDFLRNPVKHFFSQRLKVFFEAAEVPLADEEPFVLDALQRYSLSDSLLNAALTQPDHVDQALHAQALRLQGSGLLPMVGFGECLRNELIEPLPDLLQRYQHLLALWPTPQTTAEPISFEHQGLQLEGWISGLHGRSDGGLLSVTTIPNSIGSIKTRKWHRLIRPWVNHVVACACGLPLSTGLVASDDTLLLGPLDTSNAQEILGNLLLAWHTGMRKPLPVAVKTAFAWLGQTDPVKAQAAASKAYEGDGLTTDGERRETPALTRQFPDYATLVASEEFEGWCETLYRPLLNAPWRSLTREEASA
- the recD gene encoding exodeoxyribonuclease V subunit alpha, whose amino-acid sequence is MSLSPLPLEELLPLSRAADLLQLLERWVDRGWLRALDKAFVGFLHELDAQADPLVLLAAALTSHQLGHGHVCLDLFETLKAPDFALSLPPEGDVQTGAMLLPSQLLTGLDGAHWCQALAASHLVALAVDGSEAAHSRPLVLSGKRLYLRRYWTYERRIDTALRLRLATPENVAADLPQRLNRLFDQPPPDGVIDWQKLACALATRGAFSIVTGGPGTGKTTTVVRLLALLQAPAVEAGSPLRIRLAAPTGKAAARLTESISQQVLSLNVPDSVREKIPTQVTTVHRLLGSRPGTRHFRHHIGNPLPLDVLVVDEASMIDLEMMANLLDALPPHARLVLLGDKDQLASVEAGAVLGDLCRDAEAGWYSPDTRQWLQAVSGEDLSASGLHEDLDGSHPLAQQVVMLRYSRRFGEGSGIGQLARWVNQQNAEEARKLLAARSHSDLFCLSLKGEHDHALERLVLDGQGDDAQGYRYYLNLLQSARPALDTPREDAAWTHWAQQLLQAFDAFQLLCAVRKGPWGVEGLNLRITAALRKVRLIEGDDQWYEGRPVLMTRNDYGLGLMNGDIGIALKLPESDDGPQVLRVAFPRNDGQGGVRFVLPSRLNDVETVYAMTVHKSQGSEFTHTALILPDALNPVLTKELIYTGITRAKRWFSLIEPRGGVFEEAVRRKVKRLSGLMLELDAADKKTD
- the recB gene encoding exodeoxyribonuclease V subunit beta — translated: MIGKPLALAFPLKGSQLIEASAGTGKTFTISALYLRLVLGHGGDESGFGRELLPPQILVVTFTDAATKELRERIRIRLAEAARFFRDEIDQPDALIADLRDQYRPEQWPACANRLDIAAQWMDEAAVSTIHSWCQRMLREHAFDSGSLFTQTLETDHSDLLGEVLRDYWRLFCYPMHDDALNWVRKNWSGPAALMPRVRALFGSERPTDETREPAELINACLQERREALVTLKAPWQQWAAELRDICLQAVAAKAVDGRKMQARYFEPWFEKISAWAADETLEQLDIGTGFTRLTPDGMAEAWKGEPPRHPGIDAMASLKASLDALPTPDAAVLQHAAGWVGKRFEEEKRRRAEMGFDDMLIRLNAALQAEGGERLASVIREQFPVALIDEFQDTDPVQYSIFDSIYRIEENHLDSGLFLIGDPKQAIYAFRGADIYTYLRARQSTAGRHHTLGTNFRSSHAMVEAVNHVFQRAETGRGAFLFREPNGDNPVPFHSVLSQGRKEQLQVDGQTLPAMNLWHLPTDQPISNAVYRQQLAAACATQIVALLNGGQQRTAGFLQEDGSFKGVLPSDIAILVRDGKEAQAVRAELAARGVRSVYLSDKDSVFAAQEAHDLLAWLKACAEPDVERPLRAALACVTLNLSLPELERLNQDELAWETRVMQFRGYRAIWRTQGVLPMLRRLLHDFKLPQTLIARSDGERVLTNLLHLSELLQQAASELDGEQALIRHLAEHLALSGQAGEEQILRLESDEQLVKVVTIHKSKGLEYDLVFLPFICSAKPVDGSRLPLHYHDEHGKSHVSLRPSAELIAQADDERLAEDLRLFYVALTRAKHACWLGIADLKRGNTNSSVLHLSALGYLLGAGASLGESAGLARWLLDLQEGCAAIHYAHVPDALDILFHPPRNEATLLAPLLPKRKAAENWWIASYSALRIGDSMSAAPLEAPENPQAQKLFDDERLDPDAPREVAASGGDIHRFPRGPNPGTFLHGLLEWAGEEGFNVTPEAIEKAVGARCNRRNWEGWIVTLSGWLGHLLQTPLPVDNDHVTLSSLQQYQIEMEFWFASHKVDVLALDKLVCQQTHNGVSRVAAEPVLLNGMFKGFIDLTFEHDGRYYVADYKSNWLGPDDSAYTQDAMEQSILEHRYDLQYVLYLLALHRQLKARLPDYDYDRHVGGALYLFLRGTQAASQGAYFTRPPRELIEGLDLLFQGKPIPPKVEPAWEQGVLL